In Puntigrus tetrazona isolate hp1 chromosome 24, ASM1883169v1, whole genome shotgun sequence, a genomic segment contains:
- the si:dkeyp-28d2.4 gene encoding myelin-associated glycoprotein, which yields MSSSLQTLMARNKISCLIFISSVLVLTHSADNFSAEMPQTVTALTGSCVQIPCAFNISNFEDKRKRANSVHRIWLKNISQYANQNSFIAFNSSKNIINGFSDIQMTGDLSKMNCTTIFYNIMKNHSDRYYFRLEMEPNVFRATFNPSTDSSQKTVRIHVTDSPQPLELKPSGLQYVMEGTTVNLSCSAEAPCPRQPPTISWSNIPESADISTQLQEKPDKTQSVVSYVTFKASYKDHRKNITCAATYPRNTPDVSTVKSTVTLKVLFPPKETYFTLTSVGNNVTLTCKSKASPSTDLNYTWYKFGVEMPIAWGKKLHLTESQHQTGSYYCIAQNKYGKQSSEEARRTAERQSGRSRQVIYGCTGGLLVFVLLSAVFFYRRRTKVLKQANVIGSDQAEDKMMDIYANNATVLGMNDKKKETGDLHYGEIDFSKLQRGHKTREHLNTGLETEYSELQVTERTRQIKGAQQTDIIYAQVQKK from the exons ATGTCATCCTCTCTACAAACCCTGATGGCGAGAAACAAGATCTCATGCCTTATTTTCATCAGCTCTGTGCTGGTACTTACTCACTCAG cTGATAACTTCTCTGCTGAGATGCCTCAGACAGTAACAGCTCTTACAGGCTCTTGCGTGCAGATTCCTTGCGCATTTAACATCTCTAATTTTGAGGACAAACGTAAAAGGGCAAACTCTGTTCATAGGATCTGGCTAAAAAACATATCACAGTATGCAAATCAAAACAGTTTTATAGCTTTTAATAGCAGTAAAAACATCATCAATGGATTCAGTGACATACAAATGACTGGAGATCTCAGCAAGATGAACTGCACAACTATCTTCTATAACATCATGAAGAATCATTCAGACCGTTATTACTTCAGACTGGAAATGGAGCCAAATGTGTTCAGAGCAACATTTAACCCTAGCACAGATAGTTCACAGAAGACTGTGAGGATCCATGTCACAG ATTCACCACAACCTCTTGAACTTAAACCCAGTGGGCTACAGTATGTGATGGAGGGAACTACAGTGAATCTGAGCTGCTCTGCTGAAGCTCCCTGCCCCAGACAACCTCCTACAATCTCCTGGTCAAATATCCCTGAATCTGCCGACATTTCAACACAGTTACAGGAGAAACCTGATAAAACCCAGTCGGTGGTTTCATACGTGACCTTCAAAGCTTCATACAAAGATCACAGGAAGAACATCACCTGCGCTGCTACATATCCAAGAAATACACCTGATGTCTCAACTGTGAAGAGCACCGTGACGCTTAAAGTCCTGT TTCCTCCAAAAGAAACTTACTTCACCCTTACTTCTGTTGGCAATAATGTGACACTGACCTGCAAGAGCAAGGCCAGTCCATCAACTGACTTGAACTACACCTGGTACAAATTTGGAGTGGAGATGCCTATagcttggggaaaaaaattacatttaacagaatCCCAGCATCAAACAGGATCATACTATTGCATCGCACAAAATAAATACGGAAAGCAGTCATCAGAAGAGGCCCGGCGCACAGCTGAAA GACAGAGTGGACGTTCTCGTCAGGTGATATATGGCTGCACAGGAGGActtttggtttttgttctgttgtctgcagtatttttttacCGTAGGag aaCAAAGGTTTTAAAACAGGCCAATGTCATAGGAAGTGATCAG gCTGAGGATAAAATGATGGATATCTACGCTAACAATGCCACTGTGCTCGGCATGAATGACAAGAAGAAGGAAACTGGTGATCTCCACTATGGTGAAATAGACTTCTCCAAACTCCAGAGGGGTCACAAGACGAGAGAACACTTAAACACTGGCCTAGAGACAGAGTATTCTGAGCTTCAAGTGACAGAGAGAACGAGACAAATCAAAGGTGCTCAGCAAACGGACATCATTTATGCTCAGGtgcaaaaaaagtga
- the LOC122329862 gene encoding myelin-associated glycoprotein-like isoform X1, producing the protein MMDSAAVAPERLLFSFAVLLFLPVQVHVQNPTYDSTMPNTIAALSGSCLQIPCAFDAPDNMLKNAESIFGCWLKGNHAFLQHNSLVVFNGSTNRIKGFNHLEILGNLSQSKCTTVFYDIMNNHTDKYYFRVEIKNPIQSDRYWNYTYQNYPVYISVYDVPELPIFIPTDLKEVMEGTTVNLSCSAEAPCPKQPPTISWSNIPESADITTQLQEKPDKTQSVVSYVTFKASYKDHRKNITCAATYPRNTPDVSTVKSTVTLKVLFPPKETHFTFTSVGNNVTLTCKSKASPATDLNYTWYKFGVEMPIAWEKKIHLTESQHQTGSYYCIAQNKYGKQSSEEAWRTAKGPFMNMFAGCVGGIMAVLILCAIVVCIRTITFNKPSDNRKDPSGWFNGTDYVNIAGDMMNKWIISDDDTLIVYYEETDISKQQNFCLTETLFKDDKCTEIEYTQMC; encoded by the exons ATGATGGACTCTGCTGCTGTAG CACCTGAGAGGCTTCTCTTTTCTTTCGCGGTTCTTCTATTCTTACCGGTACAAGTTCATGTGCAAA ATCCTACATACGATTCAACAATGCCTAATACAATAGCGGCGCTGAGTGGCTCTTGTTTGCAGATACCTTGTGCGTTTGATGCCCCAGACAATATGCTGAAGAACGCTGAAAGTATATTTGGCTGTTGGTTAAAGGGGAACCATGCCTTTCTTCAGCATAATAGTTTGGTGGTTTTTAATGGAAGTACAAACCGCATCAAAGGATTCAATCATTTAGAGATACTTGGAAATCTTAGTCAAAGTAAATGTACCACTGTTTTTTATGATATCATGAACAATCACACAGACAAGTACTACTTCCGTGTGGAAATTAAGAATCCAATTCAATCCGATCGATACTGGAATTACACGTACCAAAACTATCCCGTCTACATTTCTGTCTACG ATGTACCAGAGCTTCCCATCTTTATACCAACTGATCTGAAAGAAGTGATGGAGGGAACTACAGTGAATCTGAGCTGCTCTGCTGAAGCTCCCTGCCCCAAACAACCTCCTACAATCTCCTGGTCTAACATCCCTGAATCTGCTGACATTACAACACAGTTACAGGAGAAACCTGATAAAACCCAGTCGGTGGTTTCATACGTGACCTTCAAAGCTTCATACAAAGATCACAGGAAGAACATCACCTGCGCTGCTACATATCCAAGAAATACACCTGATGTCTCAACTGTGAAGAGCACCGTGACGCTTAAAGTCCTGT TTCCTCCAAAAGAAACTCACTTCACCTTTACTTCTGTTGGCAATAATGTGACACTGACCTGCAAGAGCAAGGCCAGTCCAGCAACTGACTTGAACTACACCTGGTACAAATTTGGAGTGGAGATGCCTATagcttgggaaaaaaaaatacatttaacagaaTCCCAGCATCAAACAGGATCATACTATTGCAtcgcacaaaataaatatggaaaGCAGTCATCAGAAGAGGCCTGGCGCACTGCTAAAG GACCATTTATGAATATGTTTGCTGGTTGTGTGGGAGGAATTATGGCAGTGCTCATACTCTGTGCTATTGTCGTTTGTATCAG aacgATAACTTTCAATAAACCCAGTGATAATAGGAAGGATCCTTCCGGTTGG TTTAATGGCACTGATTATGTCAACATTGCCGGAGACATGATGAATAAATGGATTATTTCTGATGATGATACGCTCATCGTGTATTATGAAGAGACTGACATCTCAAAGCAGCAGAACTTCTGCCTCACAGAAACACTCTTCAAAGACGACAAATGCACAGAAATAGAATATACTCAGATGTGTTAG
- the LOC122329862 gene encoding myelin-associated glycoprotein-like isoform X2: MSVIHFTFFIIISFVLLHTHSADYFSAEMPQTLTALTGSCVQIPCAFNISNFEDKCKKTKSIHGIWLRNISHYAHENSFIAFNSSKNIINGFSDIQMTGDLSEMNCTTIFYNIMKNHSDRYYFRLEMEPNVFRATFNPSTDRSQKTVRIHVTDSPQPLELKPSGLHYVMEGTTVNLSCSAEAPCPKQPPTISWSNIPESADISTQLQEKPDKTQSVVSYVTFKASYKDHRKNITCAATYPRNTPDVSTVKSTVTLKVLFPPKETHFTFTSVGNNVTLTCKSKASPATDLNYTWYKFGVEMPIAWEKKIHLTESQHQTGSYYCIAQNKYGKQSSEEAWRTAKGPFMNMFAGCVGGIMAVLILCAIVVCIRTITFNKPSDNRKDPSGWFNGTDYVNIAGDMMNKWIISDDDTLIVYYEETDISKQQNFCLTETLFKDDKCTEIEYTQMC, from the exons ATGTCTGTGATTCACTTCActttcttcatcatcatcagttTTGTGCTATTACATACTCACTCAG CTGATTATTTCTCTGCTGAGATGCCTCAGACACTAACAGCTCTTACAGGCTCTTGTGTGCAGATTCCTTGTGCATTCAACATCTCTAATTTTGAGGACAAAtgtaagaaaacaaaatctattCATGGAATCTGGCTCAGAAACATATCCCACTATGCACATGAAAACAGTTTTATAGCTTTTAATAGCAGTAAAAACATCATCAATGGATTCAGTGACATACAAATGACTGGAGATCTCAGCGAGATGAACTGCACAACTATCTTCTATAACATCATGAAGAATCATTCAGACCGTTATTACTTCAGACTGGAAATGGAGCCAAATGTGTTCAGAGCAACATTTAACCCTAGCACAGATAGGTCACAGAAGACTGTGAGGATCCATGTCACAG attcaCCACAACCTCTTGAACTTAAACCCAGTGGGCTACATTATGTGATGGAGGGAACTACAGTGAATCTGAGCTGCTCTGCTGAAGCTCCCTGCCCCAAACAACCTCCTACAATCTCCTGGTCAAATATCCCTGAATCTGCTGACATTTCAACACAGTTACAGGAGAAACCTGATAAAACCCAGTCGGTGGTTTCATACGTGACCTTCAAAGCTTCATACAAAGATCACAGGAAGAACATCACCTGCGCTGCTACATATCCAAGAAATACACCTGATGTCTCAACTGTGAAGAGCACCGTGACGCTTAAAGTCCTGT TTCCTCCAAAAGAAACTCACTTCACCTTTACTTCTGTTGGCAATAATGTGACACTGACCTGCAAGAGCAAGGCCAGTCCAGCAACTGACTTGAACTACACCTGGTACAAATTTGGAGTGGAGATGCCTATagcttgggaaaaaaaaatacatttaacagaaTCCCAGCATCAAACAGGATCATACTATTGCAtcgcacaaaataaatatggaaaGCAGTCATCAGAAGAGGCCTGGCGCACTGCTAAAG GACCATTTATGAATATGTTTGCTGGTTGTGTGGGAGGAATTATGGCAGTGCTCATACTCTGTGCTATTGTCGTTTGTATCAG aacgATAACTTTCAATAAACCCAGTGATAATAGGAAGGATCCTTCCGGTTGG TTTAATGGCACTGATTATGTCAACATTGCCGGAGACATGATGAATAAATGGATTATTTCTGATGATGATACGCTCATCGTGTATTATGAAGAGACTGACATCTCAAAGCAGCAGAACTTCTGCCTCACAGAAACACTCTTCAAAGACGACAAATGCACAGAAATAGAATATACTCAGATGTGTTAG
- the fen1 gene encoding flap endonuclease 1 yields MGIHGLAKLIADHAPSAIKEQDIKNYFGRKIAIDASMCIYQFLIAVRQDGNVLQNEDGETTSHLMGMFYRTIRMLESGIKPVYVFDGKPPQLKSGELEKRGERRAEAEKLLAQAQEAGEQENIDKFSKRLVKVTKQHNEECKRLLTLMGVPYIEAPCEAEASCAALVKSGKVYATATEDMDGLTFGTTVLLRHLTASEAKKLPIQEFHFSRILQEMGLTHQQFIDLCILLGCDYCGTIKGIGPKRAIDLIKQHGSIEEILENIDPNKHPAPEDWLYKEARGLFLEPEVIDGTSADLKWNEPDEDGLIQFMCAEKQFSEDRIRNGCKKILKSRQGSTQGRLDTFFTVTGSISSKRKEPEIKGSAKKKQKTSATPGKFKKGK; encoded by the exons ATGGGAATTCATGGACTCGCAAAGCTCATTGCAGATCACGCGCCTTCAGCTATCAAGGAACAAGACATCAAAAACTACTTTG GCAGGAAAATTGCTATTGATGCATCCATGTGCATCTACCAGTTTTTAATCGCGGTTAGACAGGACGGTAACGTGTTGCAAAATGAAGATGGAGAAACGACTAG CCACCTCATGGGCATGTTCTACAGGACCATCCGAATGCTGGAGAGCGGCATCAAGCCGGTTTATGTGTTTGATGGCAAGCCGCCTCAGCTGAAGTCAGGAGAG CTGGAGAAGAGAGGCGAGAGACGAGCAGAGGCTGAAAAGCTTCTAGCTCAGGCACAAGAAGCAG GTGAACAGGAGAACATTGACAAGTTCAGTAAGCGGCTAGTGAAGGTTACTAAGCAACACAATGAGGAATGCAAGAGGTTACTTACTCTAATGGGAGTCCCTTACATTGAG GCTCCGTGCGAGGCCGAGGCGAGCTGTGCTGCTCTGGTGAAATCGGGGAAGGTTTATGCCACAGCGACGGAAGATATGGACGGTCTGACGTTTGGAACAACGGTCCTGTTGAGGCATCTAACAGCCAGTGAAGCAAA AAAACTTCCCATACAAGAATTTCACTTCAGCCGTATTCTACAGGAAATGGGTCTGACACATCAACAG TTCATTGACCTGTGCATCCTCCTGGGCTGTGACTACTGTGGCACTATAAAAGGAATCGGACCCAAGAGGGCCATCGACCTCATTAAGCAGCATGGCTCTATTGAAGAGATCCTTGAGAATATCGAcccaaat AAGCACCCAGCTCCGGAGGACTGGCTGTATAAAGAGGCTCGAGGTCTCTTCTTGGAGCCTGAGGTCATCGATGGCACCTCTGCCGATCTGAAGTGGAACGAACCTGACGAGGACGGACTGATTCAATTCATGTGTGCTGAGAAACAGTTCAG TGAGGATCGTATACGCAACGGCTGTAAGAAGATTCTGAAAAGCAGACAAGGGAGCACCCAGGGAAGACTGGACACGTTCTTTACTGTAACGGGATCGATTTCTTCTAAGCGCAAG gAGCCTGAAATAAAGGGATCTGCTAAAAAGAAGCAGAAGACAAGTGCTACGCCCGGCAAATTCAAGAAAggcaaataa